In Halorhabdus rudnickae, the following proteins share a genomic window:
- a CDS encoding DUF7504 family protein gives MSDELSQGVDAAETVSNVLCVCPAIGNAKNQHCRDLLTRAGAPGTVLSVTIASSPGERMSEWSTVIDPVETTLSFVDVSHGGRSAAMSADGFGGQNGAIVNVAEVEDVDLQRIGSELATQLENADQGPVVVCIDSLTDLLQFESERTLHRFLNVLTARVEQAGAIAHYHIDADGHPDRTFDTLAPLFDATVCADSRSE, from the coding sequence ATGAGTGACGAGCTCTCGCAGGGTGTCGACGCTGCCGAAACAGTCTCAAACGTCCTCTGTGTCTGTCCGGCGATCGGTAACGCGAAGAACCAACACTGTCGTGACCTGTTGACCCGCGCGGGAGCGCCCGGGACGGTCCTCAGTGTGACGATCGCGTCCTCTCCCGGCGAACGGATGTCCGAGTGGAGTACCGTAATCGACCCTGTCGAAACCACGCTATCGTTTGTCGACGTTTCCCACGGCGGTCGGTCCGCGGCGATGTCGGCCGACGGGTTCGGCGGTCAGAACGGTGCGATTGTCAACGTTGCCGAGGTCGAGGACGTCGATCTCCAGCGTATCGGAAGCGAGCTCGCCACGCAACTCGAGAACGCCGATCAGGGCCCCGTCGTCGTCTGTATCGATTCGTTGACGGATCTCTTGCAGTTCGAGTCCGAACGCACGCTCCATCGCTTCCTCAACGTGCTCACCGCGCGGGTCGAGCAAGCCGGCGCGATCGCACACTATCACATCGACGCTGACGGCCATCCTGACCGGACGTTCGATACGCTAGCACCGCTGTTCGACGCAACGGTCTGTGCGGACTCTCGTTCGGAGTGA
- a CDS encoding DUF7503 family protein, protein MSQSESEGENFLAEHPRMIGVLFMLLVLLTQFGGTAAAISSANPGP, encoded by the coding sequence ATGAGCCAATCAGAATCGGAGGGAGAGAACTTCCTCGCAGAGCACCCGCGAATGATCGGCGTCCTGTTCATGCTGCTCGTGTTGCTAACGCAGTTCGGAGGGACGGCAGCAGCAATCAGTAGTGCCAATCCAGGCCCCTAA
- a CDS encoding ribosome biogenesis/translation initiation ATPase RLI, producing MADDSIAVVDLDRCQPDRCNYECANFCPPNRTGKECIVTRDEHYEEGEPFDGRADQIWISEEICLGESCGICVEKCPFDAIEIINLPQELEDEPVHRYGENAFALYGLPAPEKGRVTGILGPNGIGKTTAVHILADELTPNLGQFGKSPEWETVLDEYRGTALQDYLESLLDGDVSVARKPQYVDRIPDQFDGTTHDLLAETDERGVLDELIERVGIGPVVDQDIDTLSGGELQRVALVAALARDADFYFLDEVSPYLDIGQRMTAARLIQELAEDGERSVLVVEHDLAILDLLADAIHVGYGRPGAFGVITDPKSVKSGINEYLAGYLENENMRIREQAIEFEEHAPRSVSAGDVVIEYPDIEKSYGEDEFSLAVESGQIRESEVLGVVGPNGIGKSTFAKLLAGRLEPDAGEIDASLDISYKPQYVEVDQPMRVDAFLGSIADDFGTSYWNTEIAQPLQLEGIMEQQLTDLSGGERQRVAIAACLSRDADLYLLDEPSAHLDVEQRVLATSAIRRYAENHDATAMVIDHDIYMIDLLADRLLVFDGEPAVSGHASTPQSMRDGMNDFLGNLDITFRRDERTSRPRINKPGSRLDREQKQAGEYYYAPE from the coding sequence ATGGCAGATGATTCAATCGCCGTCGTCGACCTCGATCGCTGTCAGCCCGACCGCTGTAACTACGAGTGTGCGAACTTCTGTCCACCCAACCGGACGGGAAAGGAGTGTATCGTCACCCGCGACGAGCACTACGAGGAGGGCGAACCCTTCGATGGGAGGGCCGATCAGATCTGGATCAGTGAGGAGATCTGTCTCGGCGAGTCCTGTGGAATCTGCGTCGAGAAGTGTCCGTTCGACGCCATTGAGATCATCAATCTCCCGCAGGAACTCGAGGACGAACCCGTCCATCGCTACGGCGAGAACGCCTTCGCGCTTTATGGGCTGCCGGCACCCGAAAAAGGTCGTGTGACGGGTATCCTCGGTCCGAACGGCATCGGGAAGACTACTGCTGTCCACATTCTGGCCGACGAACTCACGCCGAACCTCGGCCAGTTCGGCAAGTCGCCAGAGTGGGAGACCGTCCTCGACGAGTACCGCGGGACAGCCCTCCAGGACTACCTCGAGTCGCTGCTCGACGGGGATGTCTCGGTCGCGCGCAAGCCCCAGTACGTCGACCGAATCCCCGACCAGTTCGACGGGACGACCCACGATCTGCTCGCGGAGACCGACGAGCGCGGCGTCCTCGATGAACTGATCGAGCGCGTCGGGATCGGTCCAGTGGTAGACCAAGACATCGACACGCTCTCGGGTGGTGAACTTCAGCGGGTCGCCCTCGTTGCGGCGCTGGCACGGGACGCGGACTTCTACTTCCTCGACGAGGTTTCGCCGTACCTCGACATCGGTCAGCGGATGACCGCCGCCAGGCTGATCCAGGAACTCGCAGAGGATGGCGAACGGTCGGTGCTCGTCGTCGAGCACGACCTCGCCATTCTGGACCTGCTCGCCGACGCCATCCACGTCGGGTACGGTCGGCCCGGCGCGTTCGGCGTCATCACCGATCCCAAGTCCGTCAAAAGCGGGATCAACGAATATCTCGCGGGCTATCTGGAGAACGAGAACATGCGTATCCGCGAGCAAGCCATCGAGTTCGAGGAACACGCCCCGCGGTCGGTCAGCGCGGGCGACGTGGTGATCGAGTATCCCGACATCGAGAAGAGCTACGGCGAGGACGAGTTCTCGCTGGCCGTCGAATCGGGACAGATCCGTGAGAGTGAGGTGCTGGGCGTCGTCGGCCCCAACGGGATCGGGAAGTCCACGTTCGCAAAGCTGCTCGCAGGGCGTCTCGAACCGGACGCGGGCGAGATCGACGCGAGTCTCGACATCTCTTATAAGCCCCAGTACGTCGAGGTCGACCAGCCGATGCGCGTCGACGCGTTCCTCGGATCGATCGCCGACGACTTCGGGACCTCCTACTGGAACACCGAGATCGCCCAGCCCCTCCAGTTAGAGGGGATCATGGAGCAGCAACTGACCGACCTTTCGGGCGGGGAGCGCCAGCGCGTCGCGATCGCGGCGTGTCTCTCCCGGGACGCCGACCTCTACTTGCTCGACGAGCCGAGCGCCCACCTCGACGTCGAGCAGCGGGTCTTGGCGACCAGCGCGATCCGTCGCTACGCCGAGAACCACGACGCGACGGCGATGGTCATCGACCACGACATCTACATGATCGACCTGCTGGCCGATCGCCTACTGGTGTTCGACGGCGAACCCGCTGTCTCCGGCCACGCCAGTACGCCCCAGTCGATGCGCGACGGGATGAACGACTTCCTGGGTAATCTCGACATTACCTTCCGACGGGACGAACGCACCTCACGGCCACGGATCAACAAACCCGGGAGCCGTCTGGATCGAGAGCAAAAGCAAGCTGGCGAATACTATTACGCTCCGGAGTAA
- a CDS encoding EMC6-like membrane protein, whose protein sequence is MATETTRQLTGHLKSVVVTGLTTVLGMGAGIASSVLELDPSSRTALGVLAAAILVQFPILQVVGVDIDEFSTKDYLYIGFMTFSLWFVTWSILLTTAPA, encoded by the coding sequence ATGGCTACGGAAACGACGCGCCAGCTGACCGGCCACCTCAAGAGCGTGGTGGTCACGGGCCTGACGACGGTCCTGGGCATGGGCGCGGGAATCGCCTCCAGTGTCCTCGAACTAGATCCGAGTTCGAGGACGGCACTGGGCGTCCTCGCTGCGGCGATCCTCGTCCAGTTCCCGATCCTGCAAGTCGTCGGCGTCGACATCGACGAGTTCTCGACGAAAGACTATCTATACATCGGATTCATGACCTTCTCGCTTTGGTTCGTCACCTGGAGCATCCTGTTGACAACCGCACCGGCCTGA
- a CDS encoding ArsR family transcriptional regulator, which produces MAETEEEEGIEDLPPSAKLVYKVLEYKGPLTQKGIVEESMLSARTVRYALERLEEVDVVSEDVYFADARQNLYELTTEDAEETQDQAVSD; this is translated from the coding sequence ATGGCTGAAACCGAGGAGGAAGAGGGTATCGAAGACCTCCCGCCGAGCGCGAAACTCGTCTACAAGGTCCTCGAATACAAGGGACCGCTGACCCAGAAAGGGATCGTCGAGGAATCGATGCTCTCGGCCCGGACGGTTCGATATGCCCTCGAACGACTCGAAGAAGTCGACGTCGTCTCCGAGGACGTCTACTTCGCCGACGCCCGGCAGAACCTCTACGAACTCACTACTGAGGACGCCGAAGAGACACAAGACCAAGCTGTCTCTGACTGA
- a CDS encoding archaellin/type IV pilin N-terminal domain-containing protein encodes MRDGERAQVGIGTLIVFIAMVLVAAVAASVLINTAGFLQSSAERSGVQAADQVTNRLVEEDSVGIVDAASGTVTTVEMTVTPAPGSQDVDLNDTTIQWVSYDGSQQLVYIQPGSASVGEFNWTTLRDNDGSIANDDILNHPIDKAVLTIELGSGDQPSELEPGTKAKAIIVTGSGGKTTEALVVPDSLSQKETVRI; translated from the coding sequence ATGCGTGATGGCGAGCGAGCGCAAGTGGGAATCGGCACGCTTATCGTATTCATCGCGATGGTGCTGGTTGCGGCTGTCGCGGCAAGCGTATTGATCAATACCGCCGGATTCCTCCAGAGTAGCGCTGAGCGGAGCGGCGTCCAGGCAGCCGATCAAGTCACCAATCGCTTGGTCGAAGAAGACAGCGTTGGCATAGTCGATGCTGCTTCCGGCACAGTGACTACCGTCGAGATGACAGTCACACCTGCTCCCGGATCTCAGGACGTTGACCTGAACGATACTACCATACAATGGGTATCGTACGATGGGAGTCAACAATTGGTCTACATCCAGCCCGGAAGCGCATCTGTCGGTGAATTCAACTGGACGACGTTGCGTGATAACGATGGCTCGATAGCGAACGACGACATCTTGAACCACCCAATTGATAAGGCTGTGTTAACGATCGAACTCGGATCGGGCGATCAGCCATCAGAACTCGAACCGGGGACAAAAGCAAAGGCTATCATCGTAACCGGGTCGGGAGGCAAGACGACAGAGGCCCTTGTCGTCCCTGACTCGCTCTCCCAGAAAGAAACTGTTAGAATCTAA
- a CDS encoding PINc/VapC family ATPase: MNIVPDTSVIIDGRVSDRVADGEFADATVSVPEAVVGELESQANDGRQTGWDGLEELQQLADFADEGAIEVEYVGRRPEASEKHAADEGDVDALIRDLAADRGATLVTSDVVQSEVARAKGLDVVFIEPVGRDVESLEIAQFFDETTMSVHLKVGAKPMAKRGAIGDMHYEAIRDEASTEGQLKEYAHDIEESARASPDGFIEIDEPGMTIVQFREYRIAIARPPFADGLEITAVRPIVQTELDDYEYADQLRERLLERQRGVLISGAPGAGKSTFAQAVGEFLAESDFSVKTMEKPRDLQVGPEITQYTELAGSMERTADSLLMVRPDYTIYDEVRKTDDFEVFADMRLAGVGMIGVVHATRAIDALQRLVGRVELGMIPQVVDTVVYIEAGEIETVYDVNTEVKVPEGLMEEDLARPVIVIEDFETGVPEYEIYTFNRQVVTVPLGDDAGAESGVDRIARQEVEREIRSIANGHVEVEVRGRDRAVVWVEERDISQVIGKGGGRISDVENRLGIDIDVRTLDEREESRSGSSGSGDGGGADAGRTVTPEITSRHVVVPAEGLAGETVEVRADGEYLFTATVSRGGEVQVSRGSAIAEELEQAIDYGRQISVVQA, translated from the coding sequence ATGAACATCGTACCGGACACGAGCGTGATAATCGACGGTCGCGTGTCCGATCGCGTCGCCGACGGCGAGTTCGCCGACGCGACGGTTTCGGTCCCCGAAGCGGTCGTCGGTGAACTCGAATCTCAGGCCAACGACGGCCGACAGACCGGCTGGGACGGTCTGGAGGAACTACAGCAGTTGGCAGACTTTGCCGACGAGGGGGCGATCGAGGTCGAGTACGTCGGTCGTCGCCCCGAGGCTTCCGAAAAACACGCCGCCGACGAGGGCGACGTCGACGCGCTGATCAGAGATCTCGCGGCCGACCGCGGCGCGACGCTCGTGACCAGCGACGTCGTCCAGAGCGAGGTCGCCCGCGCAAAGGGGCTAGATGTCGTCTTTATCGAGCCAGTTGGCAGGGACGTCGAATCCCTCGAGATCGCCCAGTTCTTCGACGAGACGACGATGAGCGTCCACCTCAAAGTCGGTGCAAAGCCGATGGCAAAGCGTGGTGCGATCGGCGATATGCACTACGAAGCGATCCGCGACGAGGCATCGACGGAGGGCCAGCTCAAGGAGTATGCACACGACATCGAAGAGAGCGCCCGCGCAAGCCCGGATGGGTTCATCGAGATCGACGAACCGGGGATGACGATCGTCCAGTTCCGGGAGTACCGCATCGCGATCGCCCGGCCCCCCTTCGCGGACGGCCTGGAGATCACGGCCGTCCGACCGATCGTCCAGACCGAACTCGACGATTACGAGTACGCCGACCAATTGCGCGAGCGATTGCTCGAACGCCAGCGCGGCGTCCTCATCTCGGGGGCGCCCGGCGCCGGTAAATCGACGTTCGCCCAGGCCGTCGGGGAGTTCCTTGCCGAGTCGGATTTCTCGGTCAAGACCATGGAGAAGCCGAGGGACCTCCAGGTCGGCCCGGAGATCACCCAGTACACCGAGCTCGCGGGATCGATGGAGCGGACCGCCGACTCCCTGTTGATGGTCCGGCCGGACTACACGATCTACGACGAGGTGCGCAAGACCGACGACTTCGAGGTGTTCGCGGACATGCGCCTGGCGGGCGTCGGCATGATCGGTGTCGTTCACGCGACCCGCGCGATCGACGCCCTGCAGCGTCTCGTTGGTCGCGTTGAACTGGGAATGATCCCACAAGTTGTCGACACTGTCGTCTATATCGAGGCCGGCGAGATCGAGACCGTCTACGATGTCAATACGGAGGTAAAAGTCCCGGAGGGGCTCATGGAAGAGGACCTCGCGCGCCCGGTGATCGTCATCGAGGACTTCGAGACGGGAGTCCCGGAGTACGAGATTTACACGTTCAACCGTCAGGTCGTGACGGTGCCACTGGGTGACGACGCGGGAGCTGAGAGCGGTGTCGACCGCATCGCGCGCCAGGAGGTCGAACGCGAGATCCGTTCGATCGCCAACGGGCACGTCGAGGTGGAAGTGCGGGGGCGCGACCGGGCGGTCGTCTGGGTCGAAGAGCGGGACATCTCACAGGTCATCGGCAAAGGTGGCGGCCGGATCAGCGACGTCGAGAACCGGCTGGGCATCGATATCGACGTTCGAACGCTGGACGAACGCGAGGAGAGCCGTTCTGGCTCGTCAGGATCGGGTGACGGAGGTGGCGCCGACGCCGGCCGGACCGTCACGCCCGAGATCACCTCCCGGCACGTCGTCGTCCCAGCCGAGGGGCTCGCCGGCGAGACGGTCGAAGTGCGAGCTGATGGGGAGTATCTCTTTACAGCAACAGTGAGTCGTGGCGGCGAAGTGCAGGTCTCACGCGGGAGTGCGATCGCCGAGGAACTCGAGCAGGCGATCGATTATGGCCGGCAGATCAGTGTCGTTCAAGCTTGA
- a CDS encoding carbohydrate kinase family protein, translating to MSSPDTLIAGETLVDMFPTSSGPLADVETFERRAGGAPANLAVAMTRLGSAPYLWTKLGSDPFGDHLADVLDTEDVPDRFIEIDPDRKTAHTLVGDDPAADQAFVFYKEGTATMAMEPGTVADDALADLEWVHFGGVMLCEEPARTAMLDLAERAQAADCTVSFDPNTREDLWPDPTKLEPTMRDALELADVIKTDREDLAMLLDSVENSIETVAEELTGYGPHSVFLTQGSKGTYALATDDSPWGPAETDQPTLHVDAIDTTGAGDAFTAGAITALLEGKSLDEAIRFANAVGALTTTETGAMAPLPTREAVEGLLESA from the coding sequence ATGTCCTCACCAGACACACTTATTGCCGGGGAAACCCTCGTCGACATGTTTCCGACGTCGTCGGGACCACTCGCCGACGTCGAGACGTTCGAGCGCCGGGCCGGTGGCGCACCCGCGAACCTGGCGGTTGCGATGACGCGCCTCGGGTCGGCACCGTATCTCTGGACGAAACTCGGATCGGATCCGTTCGGTGACCATCTGGCAGATGTCCTCGACACGGAGGACGTTCCCGATCGGTTCATCGAGATCGATCCCGATCGAAAGACCGCCCATACACTCGTCGGTGACGACCCCGCGGCCGATCAAGCGTTCGTCTTCTACAAGGAGGGAACCGCAACGATGGCCATGGAACCGGGAACGGTCGCTGATGATGCTCTGGCGGACCTCGAATGGGTCCACTTCGGCGGCGTCATGCTCTGTGAGGAACCGGCCCGGACGGCGATGCTCGACCTCGCCGAGCGAGCACAGGCAGCCGACTGCACCGTCTCGTTCGATCCCAACACCCGCGAAGATCTCTGGCCCGATCCGACGAAACTCGAACCCACGATGCGGGACGCCCTCGAACTCGCTGACGTCATCAAAACTGATCGTGAGGACCTGGCAATGCTGCTGGATTCGGTCGAGAATTCTATCGAGACGGTGGCCGAGGAGCTGACCGGATACGGTCCACACTCAGTTTTCCTCACGCAGGGATCCAAGGGCACGTACGCCCTCGCAACCGATGATTCACCCTGGGGGCCCGCTGAAACGGACCAACCGACTCTGCACGTCGATGCCATCGACACGACGGGGGCTGGGGACGCGTTCACGGCCGGTGCGATCACGGCACTGCTGGAAGGTAAGTCCCTCGACGAGGCGATCCGATTTGCCAACGCTGTCGGTGCACTCACGACGACAGAGACCGGCGCTATGGCCCCACTCCCGACGCGGGAAGCCGTCGAAGGATTGCTGGAGTCGGCCTGA